The Puntigrus tetrazona isolate hp1 chromosome 16, ASM1883169v1, whole genome shotgun sequence genome includes a region encoding these proteins:
- the gpatch3 gene encoding G patch domain-containing protein 3, with the protein MAASEELTYFVVNNIPARFRSAELRNYFSQFIESKAFACFHYRHRPELRVFSGFTAVNTGSSASEGKAEGSCCCVVSVRSRESDRFVKMYSGNHWIDSKGNWLRRKCLIRRVRVSEQAEHNSFPYKTKAEMRRHVAQSEHFTLSDLKGLSELNPPALMPAGNVGTPVTVFLELIQSCRLPPRLIRKLGLTFPKTGSSRRYGNVPYLYHNTAVVNLAVESVFTAGGVEISGPGRLDTPTNKQTVDKDTPTTSKRVDVDTPTNSLTADKVPPTTSKRVDIDTPTNSLTADKDTPTTSKRVDVDTPTTSWMADKDTPTTSKRVDVDTPTTSWMADKDTPTTSKRVDIDMPTNSQSVCKDTPTNPQTDEEDTPTNLLADEEDPTIFPPVNQESQETGSEEELSGPDDDDDRCEEWERHEALHEDVTSQERTKERLFEEEIELKWEKGGSGLVFYTDAQFWQEDEGDFDEQTADDWDVDMSIYYDEDGGDMDARDYVRMRSERRLRDGLDGLPGRRQKIGSFERFTKGVGRRVMEKQGWRDGEGLGNSRRGMPEALENEGQHPNCKRGFGYHGEKLSSFLPRKKPRKDFHISTVYDEPKDIDKGDEVLRRQPNTSMKYRGRQPGASSQGPALSQTHDH; encoded by the exons ATGGCGGCGTCGGAAGAACTGACGTATTTCGTTGTAAACAACATCCCCGCTCGGTTCCGATCCGCGGAGCTGAGGAACTATTTCAGTCAGTTTATCGAGAGCAAAGCATTCGCGTGCTTTCATTACCGCCATCGGCCGGAGCTTCGAGTGTTTTCCGGTTTTACCGCCGTAAACACCGGATCTAGCGCCTCTGAGGGGAAAGCCGAGGGCTCGTGTTGTTGTGTGGTGTCGGTTCGTTCTCGGGAGTCAGACAGATTCGTGAAGATGTATTCTGGGAACCACTGGATCGACTCTAAAGGAAACTGGCTGAGAAGAAAGTGTTTGATCCGGAGAGTCAGAGTATCGGAGCAAGCTG AGCATAATTCGTTCCCGTACAAGACGAAGGCCGAGATGAGACGACATGTTGCCCAATCAGAGCATTTCACGCTGTCGGACCTCAAGGGCCTGTCGGAGCTCAATCCTCCTGCACTCATGCCGGCGGGGAATGTGGGGACCCCTGTGACTGTTTTCCTGGAGCTCATCCAGTCCTGCCGTCTTCCGCCGAGGCTCATCCGCAAACTGGGGCTCACGTTCCCTAAGACGGGCTCGAGTCGGCGCTACGGGAATGTGCCCTATCTGTATCACAACACGGCCGTCGTGAACCTCGCGGTGGAGAGCGTCTTCACCGCCGGAGGAGTCGAGATCTCAGGGCCCGGCCGCCTGGACACgcccacaaacaaacagacagtaGATAAGGACACGCCCACAACCTCAAAGAGGGTAGATGTTGACACgcccacaaactcactgacGGCAGATAAGGTCCCGCCCACAACCTCAAAAAGGGTAGATATTGACACgcccacaaactcactgacGGCAGATAAGGACACGCCCACAACCTCAAAAAGGGTAGATGTTGACACGCCCACAACCTCATGGATGGCAGATAAGGACACGCCCACAACCTCAAAGAGGGTAGATGTTGACACGCCCACAACCTCATGGATGGCAGATAAGGACACGCCCACAACCTCAAAGAGAGTAGATATTGACAtgcccacaaactcacagaGCGTATGTAAGGACACGCCCACAAACCCACAGACAGATGAAGAGGACACGCCCACAAATTTACTAGCAGACGAAGAGGACCCCACCATTTTTCCACCTGTCAATCAAGAGTcacaggaaacaggaagtgaagAGGAGCTGTCCGGCCCTGATGAT GACGATGACCGCTGCGAGGAGTGGGAGCGTCACGAGGCCCTCCACGAGGACGTCACCAGTCAGGAGCGCACTAAAGAGAGGCTGTTCGAGGAGGAGATCGAGCTCAAGTGGGAGAAGGGCGGCTCGGGCCTCGTCTTCTACACGGACGCTCAGTTCTGGCAGGAGGACGAAGGAG ATTTCGATGAGCAAACCGCAGACGACTGGGACGTGGATATGAGCATCTACTATGACGAAG ACGGAGGTGATATGGACGCCAGAGATTATGTGCGAATGCGCTCCGAGAGGAGGCTGCGGGACGGTCTGGACGGTCTGCCTGGACGCCGGCAGAAGATCGGCAGCTTCGAGCGCTTTACTAAG GGAGTGGGCCGGCGTGTGATGGAGAAGCAGGGCTGGAGAGACGGAGAAGGGCTGGGGAACAGCCGGAGGGGAATGCCTGAGGCGCTGGAGAACGAAGGCCAGCATCCCAACTGTAAGAGAGGCTTCGG GTATCATGGAGAAAAGCTCAGTTCGTTCCTTCCCCGTAAGAAACCCAGAAAAGACTTCCACATCTCCACAGTTTACGATGAACCTAAAGACATTGATAAAGGCGATGAAGTTCTGCGGCGTCAGCCCAACACCAGCATGAAGTACAGGGGCCGACAGCCAGGGGCCAGCAGCCAGGGGCCAGCACTGAGCCAAACACATGACCACTGA
- the smpd5 gene encoding sphingomyelin phosphodiesterase 5, which translates to MSLRASPFPNFFLEGLHAAGWALIFPCFWFLDRLLAVCVSTSLERMWRREMECYLHPLQVVFGSVLFLALFVISTPFALLGLMLWAPLQAVRRPFAYHRQERIVPMEDRNARWEETGKVSFGFLTGNLCLLPDGVARFNNLGHTQKRAAYIGKSIVQGVTRPHIRIFVDSPSSCGTVTPSSSLIPQPPPPSYGSTAANRTEDVGETDALPKPNCNQNSNQSKNPPRTLFQDSPVEVSALFPSSVDVVCLQEVFDKRAAVKLARALGPLYGHVLYDVGVYACQPAGTCSSFKFFNSGLFVASRFPVMEAEYRCFPNGRGEDALAAKGLLAVKVEIGLRKGEKKMVGYINCTHLHAPEGEGEIRFEQLNMLTKWINEFQAVTRREDEMVMFDVLCGDFNFDNCSPDDRLEQSHGVFEDYMDPCRAGAGREKPWVIGTLLEQPTLYDENVRSPDNLQRTLETEELRKNYLSPPVPVEGVPLVYPEPDQPWTGRRIDYLLYRDSSVSSHGKTELEEFTYVTQLAGLTDHVPLAFRLSVSLDS; encoded by the exons ATGTCTTTAAGAGCGTCTCCTTTCCCCAATTTCTTCCTGGAAGGTCTCCACGCCGCAGGATGGGCTCTGATCTTCCCTTGCTTCTGGTTCCTGGACCGGCTCCTCGCCGTCTGCGTGTCCACCAGCCTGGAGCGCATGTGGCGGCGCGAGATGGAGTGCTACCTCCACCCGCTCCAGGTCGTCTTCGGCTCCGTCCTCTTCCTCGCCCTCTTCGTGATCTCCACGCCGTTCGCGCTGCTGGGGTTAATGCTGTGGGCGCCGCTGCAGGCCGTGCGGAGGCCGTTCGCGTACCACCGCCAAGAGCGGATCGTTCCCATGGAGGATCGCAACGCTAGATGGGAAGAGACCGGGAAGGTCAGCTTCGGGTTTTTGACGGGAAACCTGTGCTTGCTTCCCGACGGCGTCGCGCGCTTCAACAACCTCGGGCACACGCAGAAACGCGCGGCGTACATCGGCAAAAGCATCGTCCAGGGCGTCACCCGCCCTCACATACGCATTTTCGTCGACTCGCCCAGCAGCTGCGGCACCGTGACGCCCTCCAGCAGTTTGATCCCGCAGCCTCCGCCGCCTTCGTACGGCTCCACGGCGGCCAATCGGACGGAAGACGTTGGCGAAACCGACGCCCTTCCCAAGCCCAACTGCAATCAGAactccaaccagagcaagaatCCGCCTCGGACGCTCTTCCAAGACTCTCCGGTGGAAGTGTCCGCCCTGTTCCCGTCCTCCGTGGACGTCGTTTGTCTCCAGGAGGTTTTCGACAAGAGAGCCGCCGTCAAGCTCGCGCGGGCTCTCGGGCCGCTCTACGGACACGTGCTCTACGACGTCGGCGTCTACGCCTGTCAGCCCGCTGGGACGTGCTCgtcttttaagttttttaacaGCGGCTTGTTCGTGGCTAGCCGCTTTCCCGTGATGGAGGCGGAGTACCGGTGCTTTCCCAACGGACGGGGAGAAGACGCGCTGGCTGCCAAAGGACTGCTCGCCGTAAAG GTGGAAATCGGGTTACGGAAAGGCGAGAAGAAGATGGTGGGGTATATTAACTGCACTCACCTGCACGCTCCTGAAG GGGAGGGAGAGATCCGCTTCGAGCAGCTCAACATGTTGACTAAATGGATCAATGAGTTCCAGGCGGTGACCAGACGAGAAGATGAGATGGTGATGTTCGACGTGCTCTGTGGAGACTTCAACTTTGACAACTGCTCTCCCG ACGACCGGCTGGAGCAGAGCCACGGTGTGTTTGAGGACTACATGGACCCCTGCAGAGCCGGAGCCGGCCGAGAGAAGCCCTGGGTCATCG GAACTCTGCTGGAACAGCCGACGCTGTACGACGAGAACGTCAGGAGCCCGGACAACCTCCAGCG GACTCTGGAGACCGAGGAGCTGCGTAAGAACTATCTGTCTCCACCGGTGCCCGTCGAAGGCGTTCCTCTGGTCTATCCTGAGCCTGACCAGCCCTGGACGGGCCGCCGGATCGATTACCTGCTCTACAGAGACAGCTCTGTCTCCAGCCACGGCAAAACG GAGCTGGAGGAGTTCACGTACGTCACCCAGCTGGCCGGACTGACCGATCACGTTCCTCTGGCCTTCAGGCTCTCCGTCTCTCTGGACTCGTGA